In a genomic window of Telopea speciosissima isolate NSW1024214 ecotype Mountain lineage chromosome 5, Tspe_v1, whole genome shotgun sequence:
- the LOC122661481 gene encoding mitotic checkpoint protein BUB3.2-like, whose translation MSAAFPPVPGRELANPPSDGISNIRFSNHSDHLLVSSWDKSVRLYDASANVLRGEFKHGCPVLDCCFHDDSSGFSASADCTVRRYVFSSGKEDILGRHDAPVRCVEYSYAAGQVITGSWDKTLKCWDPRGASGQERTLVGTYPQPERVYSLSLVGNRLVVATAGRHVNVYDLRNMSQPEQRRESSLKYQTRCVRCYPNGTGFALSSVEGRVAMEFFDLSEAGQTKKYAFKCHRKSEAGRDTVYPVNAIAFHPIYGTFATGGCDGYVNVWDGNNKKRLYQYSKYPTSVAALSFSRDGRLLAVASSYTFEEGDIPHEPDAIFVRSVNEMEVKPKPKVYPAPA comes from the exons ATGAGTGCGGCCTTTCCTCCAGTGCCGGGGAGGGAGCTAGCTAACCCTCCTTCTGATGGCATCTCCAACATTCGCTTCTCCAATCACAGCGATCATCTCCTCGTTTCTTCGTGGGATAAG AGCGTCCGGTTGTACGACGCAAGCGCAAATGTATTGAGAGGAGAGTTCAAGCATGGGTGTCCCGTGTTGGATTGTTGCTTTCATGATGATTCTTCCGGCTTTAGCGCTAGTGCAGATTGCACTGTCAGGCG GTATGTATTCAGTTCTGGCAAAGAAGATATCTTAGGAAGGCATGATGCACCTGTGCGTTGTGTTGAGTATTCTTATGCAGCAG GACAAGTCATCACTGGTAGTTGGGACAAAACACTAAAATGTTGGGATCCAAGGGGTGCCAGTGGGCAAGAACGTACTCTTGTTGGGACATACCCTCAGCCTGAGCGTGTGTATTCCCTTTCCCTTGTTGGCAATCGTCTGGTAGTAGCAACTGCAGGAAGACATGTAAATGTCTATGATTTGCGGAATATGTCTCAACCAGAGCAGAGGAGGGAGTCTTCGTTGAAGTATCAAACTAGATGCGTACGTTGTTATCCCAACGGAACAG GTTTTGCTCTTAGTTCTGTGGAAGGTCGGGTTGCAATGGAGTTCTTTGATCTATCTGAGGCTGGTCAAACGAAGAA ATATGCTTTCAAGTGCCATCGAAAATCAGAGGCTGGAAGAGACACGGTCTATCCTGTCAATGCCATTGCATTTCATCCTAt CTATGGTACTTTTGCCACTGGTGGTTGCGATGGATATGTTAATGTGTGGGATGGCAACAACAAGAAGAGACTATATCAG TACTCAAAATATCCTACAAGCGTCGCAGCATTATCTTTCAGCAGAGATGGTCGTCTATTAGCTGTGGCCTCTAGCTACACATTTGAAGAGGGAGATATCCC TCATGAACCAGATGCCATCTTTGTCCGCAGTGTAAATGAGATGGAGGTTAAACCAAAGCCAAAAGTGTATCCTGCTCCAGCATAA
- the LOC122661480 gene encoding ATP-dependent Clp protease proteolytic subunit-related protein 1, chloroplastic-like, which yields MATSLISSVAAAPVSVSSTNDDYRSGSGIGFPRSSFLSDTKLFSAPCPSFPNSRQNVVRRFTISSASSFDHIPKRFSEENLKDGLMDNYKNVPKYLYGLSPSQMDMFMTEDSPVRKQSEKVTEESISSAKNYLDHGGMWSLSGMKDGGPSRYSMSVSMYRGGARGYGRPRTAPPDLPSLLLDARICYLGMPIVPAVTELLVAQLMWLDYDNPSKPIYLYINSPGTQNEKMETVGSETEAYAIADTMAYCKSKFYTVNCGMAYGQAAMLLSLGAKGYRALQPNASTKLYLPKVNRSSGAVIDMWIKAKELDANTDYYIELLAKGIGKPKEEIAKDIQRPKYFQTQEAIAYGIADKIIDSRDAAFEKRNYDEMLAQSKASRRGAGVGAQAAPSGFR from the exons ATGGCGACGTCTCTAATCTCTTCTGTCGCAGCAGCTCCAGTATCTGTCTCGTCCACCAATGACGATTATCGTTCTGGTTCTGGAATTGGCTTTCCCAGAAGTTCATTCCTTTCTGACACTAAACTCTTCTCAGCGCCTTGTCCTTCTTTCCCCAATTCGAGACAAAACGTTGTCCGAAGGTTTACGATTTCCTCTGCGAGCTCATTCGATCACATACCCAAAAGGTTCAGTGAAGAGAATCTGAAAGACGGAT TGATGGACAATTACAaaaatgttccaaaatacctttaTGGTCTTAGTCCTTCACAAATGGACATGTTTATGACAGAAGATAGCCCCGTTCGGAAACAATCAGAAAAAGTCACAGAG GAAAGCATTTCATCTGCAAAAAATTATCTTGACCACGGAGGGATGTGGAGTTTATCGGGAATGAAAGATGGGGGTCCTTCAAGGTATAGCATGAGCGTAAGCATGTATCGTGGAGGAGCCAGAGGATACGGAAGGCCTAGAACAGCTCCTCCAGATTTGCCTTCTTTACTCTTAGATGCTCGGATTTGCTATCTTGGCATGCCT ATAGTTCCAGCAGTAACAGAGCTTCTTGTTGCTCAACTTATGTGGTTGGATTATGACAATCCATCGAAGCCAATATATTTGTATATAAATTCACCTGGGACTCAG AATGAGAAGATGGAGACCGTTGGATCTGAAACAGAGGCATATGCAATTGCTGACACCATGGCT TACTGCAAATCCAAATTCTATACTGTGAACTGTGGCATGGCATATGGTCAAGCAGCAATGCTGCTATCACTTGGAGCCAAGGGTTATCGGGCACTACAGCCAAATGCGTCTA CAAAATTATATTTGCCGAAAGTCAATAGATCAAGTGGTGCGGTGATTGATATGTGGATCAAG GCAAAAGAGCTAGATGCAAACACCGACTACTACATTGAACTTCTAGCAAAAGGAATTGGTAAGCCAAAGGAAGAAATTGCGAAAGACATCCAGCGGCCCAAATATTTCCAAACACAAGAAGCAATCGCCTATGGCATTGCAGATAAGATAATTGACTCAAGGGATGCTGCATTCGAGAAACGA AACTATGATGAGATGCTAGCCCAATCAAAAGCTTCAAGGAGGGGGGCAGGTGTTGGGGCACAAGCAGCACCCTCTGGATTTAGGTAG